The Angustibacter sp. Root456 genome includes the window CTGCACCACACCGGCCTTCTCGGCCCGCACGACGTCGCCCGAGTCGAGCGCGGCGCGGTGCTCCATGCCGGTGCCCACCAGCGGAGCCTCGGTCTTGACCAGCGGCACCGCCTGGCGCTGCATGTTCGAGCCCATGAGGGCGCGGTTGACGTCGTCGTGCTCGAGGAACGGGATCATCGCGGTCGCGGCCGACACCATCTGGCGCGCGGCGACGTCCATGTAGTCGACCTCGTCGGCCGGCACGAGCTCGACCTCGCCACCCTTACGGCGGACCGTCACCATCTCCTCGGCGAAGTGGCCCTTGTCGTCGAGCGGCGCGTTGGCCTGCGCGATGACGAACTCGTCCTCCTCGTCCGCCGTCAGGTAGTCGACGTCGTCCGTGACCTGGCCGGACTTGACCTTGCGGTACGGGGTCTCGACGAAGCCGAACGCGTTGATCCGCGCGTACGTCGACAGCGAGCCGATCAGGCCGATGTTCGGACCCTCAGGGGTCTCGATCGGGCACATGCGGCCGTAGTGCGACGGGTGCACGTCGCGCACCTCGAAGCCGGCGCGGTCGCGGGACAGACCACCCGGGCCGAGGGCCGAGAGCCGCCGCTTGTGGGTCAGACCGGCGATCGGGTTGGTCTGGTCCATGAACTGCGACAGCTGGCTGGTGCCGAAGAACTCCTTGATGGAGGCGACGACCGGCCGGATGTTGATCAGCGTCTGCGGCGTGATGGCCTCGACGTCCTGCGTGGTCATGCGCTCGCGGACGACGCGCTCCATGCGCGACAGGCCGGTGCGCACCTGGTTCTGGATCAGCTCACCGACCGTGCGCAGACGACGGTTGCCGAAGTGGTCGATGTCGTCGACCTCGACGCGCAGGTCGACCTGCTGGCCGTTCTTGACGCCGGGCATGGTCGAGCCGCCGGCGTGCAGGGTGACCAGGAACTTGATCGTCGCGACGACGTCGTCGAGCGACAGGACGCTGTCGTTCGGCTCCTTGTCGACGCCGAGCTTCTTGTTGATCTTGTAGCGACCGACCTTGGCCAGGTCGTAGCGCTTGGGGTTGAAGTACAGGTTCTCGAGCAGCGTCTGCGCGGCCTCGCGCGTCGGCGGCTCACCCGGGCGCAGCTTGCGGTAGATGTCGAGCAGCGCGTCGTCCTGGCCGGAGGTGTGGTCCTTCTCCAGGGTCTGGCGCATCGACTCGAAGTCGCCGAACTGCTCGAGGATCTCGGCCTCGGACATGCCGAGGGCCTTCAGCAGCACGGTGACGGACTGCTTGCGCTTGCGGTCGATGCGCACACCGACCATGTCGCGCTTGTCGATCTCGAACTCCAGCCAGGCGCCGCGCGAGGGGATGACCTTGGCGGTGTAGACGTCCTTGTCGGAGGTCTTGTCGGCGGTGCGCTCGAAGTACACGCCCGGCGAGCGGACGAGCTGGGAGACGACGACGCGCTCGGTGCCGTTCACGACGAAGGTGCCGCGCTCGGTCATGAGCGGGAAGTCACCCATGAACACGGTCTGGCTCTTGATCTCGCCGGTGTTGGTGTTCATGAACTCGGCCGTGACGAACAGCGGAGCGGCGTAGGTCATGTCCCGCTCCTTGCACTCGTCGATCGAGTACTTGGGGGGCTCGAACCGGTGGTCGCGGAACGACAGCGACATCGACCCGGAGAAGTCCTCGATCGGCGAGATCTCCTCGAAGATCTCCTCCAGACCGGACTTCTCGTGGATGTTGCTGGCCCCGGCGTTGGCCTGCACGCGCTCCTGCCAGCGCTCGTTGCCGAGCAGCCAGTCGAAGCTGTCGGTCTGCAGCGCGAGGAGGTCGGGGACCTCAAGCGGTTCGTGGATCTTGCCGAAACTGATGCGGCCTGAGGCCGTTCGAGCGGTGGACGTCGCGGGTGCTGTGCGCGAGGCAGCCAAGGAGGGTCCTTCCACGGGCCTTTGATGCGGTGAGTACGCACGCCGATCGGCCCGGCACTGGGATGGGCACAGAAGTGCTGATCCGAGCGACGGGTGAAGACGGCTGGCGCAAAGTGCAAGCATACCCCATGGGTTGCGCACAAGGAAACGCCCGCGTCCGAGGACCCCGCGGCTGCCTCGCCGGCCCGAAGCCAGCGACTGCGCCACGAGGATGGCGCTCCGCGGTACCCCGCGTCAAGGTTCGACGGCCACCGGCGTGCCGCCTGGTGCAGCCGAACGGCGCAGCCAGACCGGCGCGCCAGCCTGCTACAGGCCGCTGACCTGCGAGACCAGCCACCGGCCGTCGCGCTCGACCATCGTCATCTCAACGCGGTTCTGGTCGACCTGCGGGCGCTCGAGGCGGGTCGAGGTGGTCGTCTGGTTGACGAACAGCACGATGACGACGCGGTGTGCGGATGCCTGCTCGACGCCCGCGGCCGCCACCTGCGCCACCACGGAGGCCTTGGTGTCGGTGGCCACCTTCTTGACCGCCTCGGCGGTGGTCTTGGCGTACTGCTCGGCGAACGGCGACGCCGTGAGGGCCCGACCCTTGGCGAAGTCGGCGTCGAGGTGGCGGTAGTCGTAGCTGAGGATCGCCGTCGCGGCCGTGCGGGCGGCGCGCACCGCCTCGCCGCGCGCGGCGTCGACCGCGTGGGCCTGACGGTCGGCGCGCACCAGCAGCCCCACGGCCAGCAGCACGACGACGAGCAGTGCGGCCAGCGCGCCCAGCACCCAGCCCGGCACCCGACGTCCGGCCGCTCGCTCGCCCGCGGCGGCCGGAGCCGACTCGGTGGTGGGCTCGAGCGGCCGCTGGGCAGTGGGCTGGGCAGTGGGCTGAGCGGTGGGCTCGACAGAGGGCTCGACAGTGGGCTCGGGTGGCAGCACGGGGCGCGAGCGCTCACCGGCCACCCGTCGGCGGCGCGGGCTGGGGGTCACGGTGGTGCCTCCCCGGGCCTGGTCGGGTCGTCGGACGTCGGTCATGGCAGCCTCTCGCCTCTCCCCCACCGCTCAGCCCACGAACTGCAGCTGGTCGGTGAGCCACTGGTCACCGGAGCGGGTGAGGTCGACCTGCATACGGTAGTGCCGGGCGACGGGCGTGGCCGCCGCGGTGTTCGTGACGTCGGCGTCGACCACGAGGATCACCCGCGCGCTGTCGGCGTCGTGCGAGACCAGCCCGGCCTTGAGCACCTTGCCCTTGCTGACCGCCTTGTTGCTGGTCACGAGCTTCTTCAGCTGGTCGGTCTGGGCCGCGAACTCCTTCTTGAAGGTGCCGGTCGCGTCGTCGACGACCCGCTGGGCGTCGCGGTCGAACGTGCGGTAGTCCAGGGTCGTGAAGTTCACCGCCAGCTGGGTGGCGGCGGCCACGGCGTCCTGCCCCGCGGCGGTGCTGCGCCGCTCGGCGAGCACCCGGCGCCCGAGCAGGCCACCGACCACCAGCCCGGCCACCACCAGCGCCGCGAGCACGGCTGCGAGCGCCACCCGGACGCCCGGGCGGGCCAGCGCGCTCACGACTGACCGCCCAGCAGCATCCAGGCCAGCGTGTCGACGCCGGAGGGCGGCGCGGAGGTCACGACCGTGGGGAGGTCGGACCCGGCGTCGGTCAGCCCGAAGGGTCCGAACGGCACGGACGACGCGGGGGCGCTCTGCGGCCGGGGAGCGTTCTGCGCGCCGCGCACCGACGACGCCGACCCGCGCGGCAGCGCGCAGCGCACGCTGGTGTTGACCGGCGGCAGGTGGGTGGTCTGCTGCGGGTCGGTGCGCTGGGTGCTGCCGTAGCCGCGCGTGCACGCCGGCGGGTTGTCGGTGTTGAGCTGCAGCCCGAAGTGGGCCGTGCCGTCGCCGGGCACGACGGTGTAGCCGCCCCGCACGACGTCGGGGTAGGTGATGAACATCTGGCGGATCCCCTTCGTGCGCGTCACGGTCACCTGGCCCACCGTGACGAGGTTGGTGAGCAGAGCGCCGAGGTTGGTGCGGTTCTCGCGCAGCAGCCCGTCGAGCTGCTGGCTGGCGACCACGCCGCGGTCGAGCACCGCCCGCAGGTCGGCGTCGCTGCTGCGCAGCTGCCCCGACAGGTCGGCGAGGTCGGCGGAGAACGAGCGGATGTCGCTGCCGGAGGCCTTCTGGGTCTCCAGCACGGTGTGGCCGTCCTGGATCAGCCGCGTGGTCTCGGGGAGGGCTTCGGTGGCCGACTGGGTGAGGGCGTCACCGGCGTCGATGAGCCGCTGCAGGTCGGTGCCGCCGCCGGCGAAGGCGCGCCCCAGCTCCTCGACGGTGGTGCTGAGGTCGTTCTTGTCGACCGACCGCACGAGCCGGTCGACATCGAGCAGCACGGTGTCGATGCGGGTGGGTGTGCGGGTGTCGGCGCGGGCGATGCGCGACCCGGCGGTGAGGTAGGGGCCACCGCCGGAGCGGGGTTGGAGGTCGACGTACTGCTCGCCCACCGCCGAGCGGTTCTCGACGACCGCCAGGGTGTCGCGGGGCACCTGGCTGCCGCGGTCGAGCCGCAGGTCGACGAGCACGCCGCCGTCGGTGAGCCGCAGCCGGTCGACCTTGCCGATCGTGACCCCGCGGTAGGTGACCTCGGCGCCGGTGAAGATGCCGCCGGAGTCGCCGAAGTCAGCGGTGACGACGTACCGGCCGCCCGCGACCTTGTCGAACAGGCCCACGTAGTTCGCCGAGAGCACGCTCACGGCCACCAGCGCGATCGCGACGAACGCCACGAGCTGCAGCTTCACGCCCCGGGTGACCATCAGCTCACCGCCTGCGGGTCGATGCCGCCGAGCAGCAGGCCCTCGATGCCGGTGCGCTGCGCCTCACCGAGGCACAGGACGCCGGGCAGGCAGATGCCGCCGCCGGAGCCACCGCCCGAGCCACCACCCGAGCCGCCCCCGGACGTCGGGCTCGGCGCGGGCGTGGTGACCTTCGTCCAGCCCTGGGGGCACCGGGTGCCCTTGAACGGCAGCACGAGGGCGGGCACGGCGTCGTACCGGCACTGCACGGTCTGGTCACCGGGTGCGATGGGAGCGGGGCATGAGGTGCCGGGGAACTGCACCACCTGGCCGAGGATCGTGCAGGGGATGCTCGTGACGTCCGGCAGCTGCGGCAGCGGCGGCAACCCGGGGACGCCGGGCAGCGGACCGCTCGGACCGGTCGGGAGGTCGAGGAGCGAGCGGGCGTCGAGATCAGCGGTGATCCACAGGTTGGTGTAGTCGCCCTTCACGCCCTCGAGGGCCTTGTCGGGGAAGGGGTAGGTGAGCAGCAGCTGCAGCGACTTCGGCAGGTCGTCGCCCGCGTCGTTGAGCGCCGCGAGCACCGGCCGCAGGGCTTTGAGGTTGGCGACGGTGTCGTCCTTCGAGGCGGTGATCACGCGCGAGCCCACCGCACCCAGCCGGCTCAGCGAGGTCAGCATGGCGGTGAGCTGCTTGCGCTGGTCGGCCAGCACCTTCAGGCCGCCGGGCAGCGCGTCGAGTGCCGTCGCGATGTCGGCGCGCTGGGCGGCGAGGCGGGCCGAGAGCTGGTCGATGCTGTCGATCGCGCGGTTGATCTCGGCCTTCTGCGAGTCGAGCTCGCCGACGAACGTGTCGAGCTGGGCGAGCAGGTCGCGCACGGCCGTCTCGTTGCCGGTGAGCGCCTTGTTGAGCTCGGTCTCGATGATCTTCAGCTGCGCCACGCCGCCGCCGTTCAGCAGCAGCGACATCGCGCCGAGGACCTCCTCGACCTCGGGGTTGCGCCCGGTGCGTGCCAACGGGATGACGTCGCCGTCCGAGAGCCGGCCGACCGGTGCGGCGTCGGTGGGCGCCTGCAGCGAGACGTACTTCTCGCCCAGCAGGCTGGTCTGCTTCAGCTCGGCGGTGGCGTTGTCGGGCAGCTTCACGGAGTCCTTCAGCCGCACCACCACCTGCGCCGTCCAGCCCTTGAGCGTGATGTCCTCGACCGAGCCCACGGTGACGTCGCCGACCTTCACGGCCGACTGCGGCACGAGGTCCATGACGTCCGCGAACTGCACGGTGACGCGGTAGATGTCGCCGTGCCCGGCCACGCCGCCGGGCAGCGCGATGTCGTAGGCACCCTGGCAGCCGGCGAGCAGCATCGCACCGACGACGGCGGCCGCGACCAGGCGCGCCCGGCGCAGCACGGCCCTCATCGCGCACCCCCGAGGATGCCGCCGAGCGTCGGGTCGGGGCCGCGCCGGTCGACCACCACGCCGCCCCCAGCGCCGTCGGTCGTCAGCGCCGACGGCGTGCCCGACAGCAGGCCGGTGGGCAGTGACGGCGTGCCACCACCGGAGGC containing:
- a CDS encoding MCE family protein, translated to MRAVLRRARLVAAAVVGAMLLAGCQGAYDIALPGGVAGHGDIYRVTVQFADVMDLVPQSAVKVGDVTVGSVEDITLKGWTAQVVVRLKDSVKLPDNATAELKQTSLLGEKYVSLQAPTDAAPVGRLSDGDVIPLARTGRNPEVEEVLGAMSLLLNGGGVAQLKIIETELNKALTGNETAVRDLLAQLDTFVGELDSQKAEINRAIDSIDQLSARLAAQRADIATALDALPGGLKVLADQRKQLTAMLTSLSRLGAVGSRVITASKDDTVANLKALRPVLAALNDAGDDLPKSLQLLLTYPFPDKALEGVKGDYTNLWITADLDARSLLDLPTGPSGPLPGVPGLPPLPQLPDVTSIPCTILGQVVQFPGTSCPAPIAPGDQTVQCRYDAVPALVLPFKGTRCPQGWTKVTTPAPSPTSGGGSGGGSGGGSGGGICLPGVLCLGEAQRTGIEGLLLGGIDPQAVS
- the rpoB gene encoding DNA-directed RNA polymerase subunit beta: MAASRTAPATSTARTASGRISFGKIHEPLEVPDLLALQTDSFDWLLGNERWQERVQANAGASNIHEKSGLEEIFEEISPIEDFSGSMSLSFRDHRFEPPKYSIDECKERDMTYAAPLFVTAEFMNTNTGEIKSQTVFMGDFPLMTERGTFVVNGTERVVVSQLVRSPGVYFERTADKTSDKDVYTAKVIPSRGAWLEFEIDKRDMVGVRIDRKRKQSVTVLLKALGMSEAEILEQFGDFESMRQTLEKDHTSGQDDALLDIYRKLRPGEPPTREAAQTLLENLYFNPKRYDLAKVGRYKINKKLGVDKEPNDSVLSLDDVVATIKFLVTLHAGGSTMPGVKNGQQVDLRVEVDDIDHFGNRRLRTVGELIQNQVRTGLSRMERVVRERMTTQDVEAITPQTLINIRPVVASIKEFFGTSQLSQFMDQTNPIAGLTHKRRLSALGPGGLSRDRAGFEVRDVHPSHYGRMCPIETPEGPNIGLIGSLSTYARINAFGFVETPYRKVKSGQVTDDVDYLTADEEDEFVIAQANAPLDDKGHFAEEMVTVRRKGGEVELVPADEVDYMDVAARQMVSAATAMIPFLEHDDVNRALMGSNMQRQAVPLVKTEAPLVGTGMEHRAALDSGDVVRAEKAGVVQEVSADTITVANDDATYTTYRVAKFRRSNQGTAYNQRTTVDEGDRVEVGQLLADGPSTDGGEMALGRNLLVAFMPWEGYNYEDAIILSQRVVQDDLLSSIHIEEHEVDARDTKLGPEEITRDIPNVSEEVLADLDERGIIRIGAEVRDGDLLVGKVTPKGETELTPEERLLRAIFGEKAREVRDTSLKVPHGETGTVIGVKVFDRDEGDELPPGVNQLVRVYVANKRKITDGDKLAGRHGNKGVISKILPVEDMPFLSDGTPVDVVLNPLGVPSRMNVGQVLETHLGWVASRGWKVEGSPDWAKDMKADALEAPPGTRVASPVFDGAHEDEITGLLDSTLPTRDGVRLVDGSGKGMLFDGRSGEPFPEPVSVGYMYILKLHHLVDDKIHARSTGPYSMITQQPLGGKAQFGGQRFGEMEVWALEAYGAAYTLQELLTIKSDDIQGRVKVYEAIVKGENIPDSGIPESFKVLLKEMQSLCLNVEVLSSDGTSIEMRDADEDVFRAAEELGIDLSRREPSSVEEV
- a CDS encoding MCE family protein; the encoded protein is MVTRGVKLQLVAFVAIALVAVSVLSANYVGLFDKVAGGRYVVTADFGDSGGIFTGAEVTYRGVTIGKVDRLRLTDGGVLVDLRLDRGSQVPRDTLAVVENRSAVGEQYVDLQPRSGGGPYLTAGSRIARADTRTPTRIDTVLLDVDRLVRSVDKNDLSTTVEELGRAFAGGGTDLQRLIDAGDALTQSATEALPETTRLIQDGHTVLETQKASGSDIRSFSADLADLSGQLRSSDADLRAVLDRGVVASQQLDGLLRENRTNLGALLTNLVTVGQVTVTRTKGIRQMFITYPDVVRGGYTVVPGDGTAHFGLQLNTDNPPACTRGYGSTQRTDPQQTTHLPPVNTSVRCALPRGSASSVRGAQNAPRPQSAPASSVPFGPFGLTDAGSDLPTVVTSAPPSGVDTLAWMLLGGQS